One genomic window of Phoenix dactylifera cultivar Barhee BC4 chromosome 6, palm_55x_up_171113_PBpolish2nd_filt_p, whole genome shotgun sequence includes the following:
- the LOC103715936 gene encoding uncharacterized protein LOC103715936, whose product MANQSIGEEQEALFQSSPCALYYVQSPSTASHANSHPSESALLSPFTNETFDNNQSREASRFTLSRYSSSRGSNNSFLHEKKMAYDLQSNDSRFKSGGCQRLKIITGNEDDGGDGTRRKNGLWRFVSLDPSSSFFCVTFQVIWRLLLSMGLALLVFYLATKPPAPKVSFKITAVKQFHLGEGLDNTGVVTKILTCNCSMDMEVDNYSKVFGLYSHPPTMQMAFGRFKFASSQGEESYVDSKSSLTLRQYVGAKNKPMYGAGRGMQDMLESGRGLPLVVRVKSRSSYHVVWNLVRPRYHHHAECLLILEGSYDEQHHTQRYNSTCTFSTSHA is encoded by the exons ATGGCAAACCAAAGCATAGGAGAAGAGCAGGAAGCGCTCTTCCAGTCCTCTCCATGCGCCCTCTACTACGTTCAGAGCCCCTCCACTGCCTCCCATGCCAACAGCCACCCTTCAGAGTCTGCCCTCCTCTCTCCCTTCACAAATGAGACCTTTGACAATAACCAATCCCGCGAGGCCTCCCGCTTCACCCTCTCCCGCTACTCCTCCTCCCGGGGCTCCAACAACTCCTTCCTTCATGAAAAAAAGATGGCATACGACCTCCAGAGCAATGACAGCCGCTTTAAAAGTGGTGGCTGCCAACGTCTTAAGATCATTACCGGCAATGAGGATGATGGGGGTGATGGTACTAGAAGGAAAAATGGGCTTTGGAGGTTTGTGTCTTTGGacccttcttcatccttcttctgcGTCACTTTCCAGGTGATTTGGAGGCTTCTTCTCAGCATGGGGCTCGCGCTGCTTGTGTTCTACTTGGCGACGAAGCCCCCGGCCCCAAAGGTTTCCTTCAAG ATAACGGCAGTCAAACAATTTCACCTTGGAGAAGGGCTGGATAACACAGGAGTGGTGACAAAAATCTTAACTTGCAATTGCTCCATGGATATGGAGGTAGACAATTATTCCAAGGTCTTTGGTTTGTACAGCCACCCACCAACCATGCAAATGGCTTTCGGACGCTTCAAATTCGCAAGCTCTCAG GGTGAGGAATCATATGTCGACAGCAAAAGTTCTTTAACATTAAGGCAGTACGTAGGTGCAAAGAACAAGCCAATGTATGGAGCTGGGAGGGGCATGCAAGATATGCTGGAGTCTGGTAGGGGCTTGCCTTTAGTGGTTAGAGTGAAGTCAAGATCTAGTTATCATGTGGTCTGGAACCTAGTAAGACCAAGGTATCATCACCATGCAGAGTGTCTCCTGATCCTTGAAGGTTCATATGATGAGCAACATCATACTCAGAGATACAATAGTACTTGCACCTTCTCCACTTCTCATGCATGA
- the LOC103715934 gene encoding putative pentatricopeptide repeat-containing protein At5g52630, translating to MPLPFPGRPPAIPPPTTPGALCDLLLSLSAARALPQGQQLHAHLFKSGAVPSAAARSAAAPLSNHLITFYARCGLPLLSRRAFLDLPACPRPPAPAWSALISALAQNDLPADALAAFRSMLVAGVPPSDRTLPSAAKACASLALPSLARSLHALALKSPFRADVFVASAVVDMYSKCALLLDARQLFDEMPQRNVVSWSALIFGHAQAGLDADALNLFKAAIAEPGIDPNDFTYSCVVRVCSTATLLDLGCQIHARCVKSSFDASPFVGSSLISLYSKCGLLDYAYQIFDEMPERNLGAWNAILIAFAQHGHTRAAFDFFKQMEAAGFQPNFITFLCLLTACSHAGLVDDGKRYFTLMSQRGIHPEPQHHAAMVDMLGRAGRIPEAVSFIESMPLEPTESVWGALITGCRIHGDTETAAYAAGKLFETGSVSSGAHMLLSNAYAAAGRYAEAAQARKAMRDRGVRKETGLSWMEAGARVHTFVSGDRSHPRSEEIYGVLEEVEERMERLGYEADTSQVLREVGGEEKRRAIRYHSERLAIGLGLLMVPEGRPIRVMKNLRVCVDCHTAIKYLTRCTGRTVVLRDNNRFHRFEDGVCSCGDYW from the coding sequence atgcccctccCCTTCCCCGGAAGACCCCCGGCGATCCCACCGCCGACCACCCCGGGCGCTCTGTGCgacctcctcctctccctctccgccGCCCGCGCCCTCCCTCAGGGCCAGCAGCTCCACGCCCACCTCTTCAAGTCTGGCGCAgtcccctccgccgccgcccgcTCCGCCGCCGCTCCCCTCTCCAACCACCTCATCACCTTCTACGCCCGCTGCggcctccccctcctctcccgCCGCGCCTTCCTCGACCTCCCCGCCTGCCCCCGTCCCCCCGCCCCCGCCTGGTCTGCCCTCATCTCCGCCCTCGCCCAGAATGACCTCCCAGCCGACGCCCTCGCCGCCTTCCGCTCCATGCTCGTCGCCGGCGTCCCCCCATCCGACCGCACCCTCCCCTCCGCCGCCAAAGCCTGCGCCTCCCTCGCCCTCCCCTCCCTCGCCCGCTCCCTCCACGCCCTCGCCCTCAAATCCCCCTTCCGTGCCGACGTCTTCGTCGCCTCCGCCGTCGTTGACATGTACTCCAAGTGCGCCCTCCTCCTCGACGCTCGCCAGCTCTTCGACGAGATGCCCCAACGCAACGTCGTCTCCTGGAGCGCCCTCATCTTCGGCCACGCCCAGGCCGGCCTCGACGCCGACGCCTTGAACCTCTTCAAGGCCGCCATTGCTGAACCCGGCATCGACCCCAACGACTTCACCTACTCCTGCGTAGTCCGCGTCTGCAGCACCGCCACTCTCCTCGACCTCGGCTGCCAGATCCACGCGCGCTGCGTCAAGTCCAGCTTCGACGCCTCCCCTTTCGTCGGCAGCTCCCTCATCTCCCTGTATTCGAAATGCGGCCTCCTCGACTACGCGTATCAGATATTCGACGAGATGCCCGAGAGAAACCTAGGCGCCTGGAATGCCATCCTCATCGCCTTCGCCCAGCACGGTCACACCCGCGCCGCCTTCGACTTCTTCAAACAAATGGAAGCCGCTGGCTTCCAGCCCAACTTCATCACCTTCCTCTGCCTCCTCACCGCCTGCAGCCACGCCGGGCTGGTCGACGACGGCAAGCGGTACTTCACGCTGATGTCGCAGCGCGGTATCCATCCCGAGCCGCAGCACCACGCTGCAATGGTGGACATGCTCGGCCGGGCGGGACGAATCCCAGAGGCGGTATCGTTTATCGAGTCCATGCCGCTGGAGCCAACGGAGTCCGTGTGGGGCGCACTGATCACGGGCTGCCGCATCCACGGGGACACGGAGACGGCAGCCTACGCGGCCGGAAAGCTCTTCGAGACGGGCTCCGTGAGCTCCGGCGCTCACATGCTGCTCTCCAACGCCTACGCGGCGGCGGGGCGGTACGCGGAGGCGGCGCAGGCGCGGAAGGCCATGCGCGACCGCGGAGTGCGCAAGGAGACGGGGCTCAGCTGGATGGAGGCGGGGGCGCGGGTGCACACCTTCGTGTCCGGCGACCGGTCGCACCCGAGGAGCGAGGAGATATACGGGGTtttggaggaggtggaggagaggaTGGAGAGGCTCGGGTACGAGGCGGACACGAGCCAGGTGCTGAGGGAAGTGGGAGGGGAGGAGAAGCGGCGGGCGATCAGGTACCACAGCGAGCGGCTGGCGATCGGGCTGGGGCTCTTGATGGTGCCGGAAGGGAGACCCATCAGGGTGATGAAGAATCTGAGGGTGTGCGTGGATTGTCACACGGCGATCAAGTACTTGACGAGGTGCACCGGACGGACGGTCGTGCTTAGAGATAACAATCGGTTTCACCGGTTTGAGGATGGGGTGTGCTCCTGCGGGGACTATTGGTAA